The following nucleotide sequence is from Lysobacterales bacterium.
TCGAACTGGGTCTGGCGCGAGTCGACGCGGTGTACGGGCGGCTCGGTCGTCCGCGTCCGGCGCCGATCGTGCTGACGGTCGGCGGCACCAATGGCAAGGGATCGACGGTCGCCTTCCTGGTGGCGATGCTGCGCGCGGCGGGTTATCGGGTCGGCAGTTACACCTCGCCGCATCTGTTCCGCTTCAACGAGCGCATCGTCATCGACGGCGTCGAGGCCAGCGATGAGGCGATCAGCGATGCTTTCGCTGCCATCGATGCCGCGCGTGGCGAGATCGGGCTGACCTTCTTCGAGTTCGCGACCCTGGCCGCGATGCGCCTGTTTGCCAACGGCGCACTCGATATCGCGATCTTCGAGGTCGGCCTGGGCGGGCGCCTCGACGCGGTGAATCTGCTGGATGCCGATGTCGCCATCGTCACCACCATCGATCTCGACCACCAGCAATACCTCGGCGACACGCGCGAAGCGATTGCCGTCGAGAAGGCCGGGATCTTCCGCGCCGGGCGCCCCGCGGTGATCGCGGAAACCGACCCGCCGGCGACTTTGCTGGCCGAGGCCGAACGCATCGGGGCCCATCCCTTGCGACTGGGCAGCGAATACCGCATCGACGTCGACGAAGACGCCTGGCACTGGATCGGCGCGGGCACCAGTCTGCGACTGCCGCATCCGGGCCTGCGTGCACCGGTGCAGCACTACAATGCGGCGGCGGCGATTGCTGCGCTGATGGCGCTGCGCGATCGCGTGCACGTGCCGTTCCGCGCCGTCCGTATCGGCCTGGCCGAAGCCCATGTGCGCGGCCGACTGGAGGTGATTCCGGGTACGGTCGAGACGGTCGTCGACGTCGGCCACAATCCGCAAGCGGCCAATGTGCTGGCCGAATGGTTGCGGCGCCATCCGCGGCGTACGCGCGCCGTGTTTTCGGCGCTCGCCGACAAGGACATCGCCGGGATCGTCGAACCGCTGCTGCCGCGGGTGACGCACTGGCATCTGGCCGGGCTCGATAGCGCCACATCGCGTGGGCTCGACGCGACGCGGCTGCGAGCGCGCATCGGCGACTTGATCGGCGACGACCGCTGCTCGTTGCACGACGACCCGCCTGCGGCCCTCGCCGCAGCGCATGCGCATGCTTCACCCGGGGAGCGGGTGCTCGCATTCGGCTCGTTCCATGTGGTCTCGGCGCTCGGTCCGGTCCTGAACCGATACGCCGCGCCCGCAAACTGACGCCGGTCCGGAACGGCGTCGCCCCGTATAATCCGCGCCCTTCCAACCGCTTGGGATGGCCATGGATCCGATGCTACAAAAGCGGCTGATCGGTGCTTCGGTGCTGATCGTGCTCGCCATCATCTTCGTGCCGATGCTGCTGGATGGTTCCGATCAGGCCGGCTCGGACACCCTGCCGCTGATCATTCCTGAACCGCCCGAACGCGATTTCGAAACCCGCGTCATTCCGCTCGACACCGCTGCGGACACGGCGCCCGCCAGTGTCGCCGAGGCGATCGGCGTGGCACCGGACGAGCCCGCATCGAGCGTCGAACCGGGTGCGGTGCCGGCGAATCCCGATGCGCTCGCGACCGTGGATACGCAGGCACCGACGCGGGTCGACGCGGTGTCGGGCGATGCCGTCAGTCCGGTCGCGACGCCGGCGGCCGCGCCGGTACCGCCCACCGCAGAGGTGAAAGCGCCGGAGCCGGCGCCGGTTGCACCGACGCCCGTCGCTTCACCGCCAGCGGCAACGACGGCGGCGAGCGGACGTTTTCTCGTCGGTCTCGGCAGCTATTCGAACACCGCCAACGCGAATGCACTGGCGACGCAGTTGCGCGCGGCCGGCTACGCGGTCCTGACCGACACGCTCGCCCTGAACGGACAGAATGCAACGCGCCTGCGCATCGGACCGTATGCGACGCGAGGGCAGGCCGAAGCTGCGCGGTTGGCGGTCAAGCAATTGCGCGCCGATCTGCCGGCCGCGATCAGCGAAGTCGACGACACCCCGGCCGCCGATGCGCCCGCGACGGCGCGCAGCGCCGCCACGGCCCAGGTCTGGGCGGTTCAAATCGGCGCATTCAAGGTGGAAACGGAAGCGAACACGAAACGCGATCAGTTGCGTCAGGCCGGATTCGCCGCGTTCGTGGAGAAGATCAACGCCGAAGCCGGCCTGCTCTGGCGCGTGCGCATCGGTCCTGAAAACCAGCGGGCCGATGCCGATGCGGTCAAGGCCGGCGTCAAGCGCCGCTTCGGCATCGACGGCATCGTGGTGCCTTACCCGTGACCATCGCCGACTGGCTGATCGTGCTGACGGTCCTTGCGTCGGTCGTGATCGGGCTGGTCCGCGGTTTCGTGGTCGAGGTGATGGCGCTGGTGGTGTGGGCGGTGGCCCTCCTCGCGTCGGCCTTGCTGGCACCCAGACTGACCGATGCCTTGGCGAGTTCGATCGAGACGCCGTCAGGGCGCATCTTTCTCGCTTATGCCCTGATCTTTGTCGGCACGCTTCTGGTCGGCGCAATCGTCACCTGGATGCTGCGCAAGCTGGTGCAAGGTACCGGTCTTTCCGGTACCGATCGCCTGCTCGGCGGCGTGTTCGGGATCGCGCGTGGCGCCGCGCTGGTCGTGCTGGTCGTGTTGATGCTCGGACTGACGCCGTTTCCGCGGGATGCGTGGTGGCGTGAATCGCGGCTGTTGCCGCAAGTCGTGGTGCTGGCCGAACGTGCCCGCGCCTGGTTGCCCGAGCGCATCGCCGCGCAGATCCGCCTCGACGGCTCGGAAGCGCCGTCACCCATGCCATCCATCGAATCGACTCCTACCTGAGGTTTTCCATGTGCGGCATTCTCGGCATCGTCGGACGCAGTGACATCGGCAGCGCGTTGTACGACGGTCTTACCGTGCTCCAGCATCGCGGCCAGGATGCAGCCGGCATCGCCACCATGGACGGCGCACGCCTGCACCGGCACAAGGGCACCGGGCTCGCGAAAGACGTGTTCGACAGCGAGAGCATCTCCCGCCTCGTCGGTCACATCGGCATCGCCCATTGCCGCTATCCGACCGCCGGCAGCGAAGGCGCCGACGAGGCCCAGCCGTTCTACGTGAATTCGCCGTTCGGCATCGCGCTCGCCCACAACGGCAACCTGATCAATACCGATGCGCTGCGCCGCGACCTGTATGCGCAGGATCGTCGCCACATCAACACCGGGTCCGATTCGGAAGTGCTGCTGAATATCTTCGCGCATGAATTGGCCGCTGGTGATGCCGTGCGTCCAAAGGTCGAGGATGTGTTCGCCGCGATCGCGCGCGTGCACGAGCGCTGTGCCGGAGGTTACGCGGTGGTGGCCCTGGTCCTGGGTCTCGGCGTCGTCGCATTCCGCGACGTGCATGGCATTCGCCCGCTGGTGCTCGGCAAGCGCGAGACGCTGGACGGCCTGGAATGGGCGGTGGCGTCGGAATCGGTGGCGCTCGACCTGCTCGGCTTCAAGCGCGAACGTGACGTGCGTCCGGGCGAGGGCATCGTCATCACCCCGGAGGGCCAGTTGCACGTGCAGCCCTGTGCAGCACCGAAGCAGCACGCTCCCTGCATTTTCGAATACGTCTATTTCGCACGCCCGGACTCGATGATCGAGGATGTGTCGGTCTACAAGGCACGGCTGCGCATGGGCGAGCGGCTCGCGGCAAAGATCCAGCGCCTGCGCGCCGACCACGACATCGAGGCGGTGATCCCGATTCCGGACACCTCGCGCACCGCGGCGCTGGCGCTGGCGCAGGTGCTGGACGTCAAATACCGCGAGGGCTTCGTCAAGAATCGCTATGTCGGCCGCACCTTCATCATGCCGGGGCAGGGCGAACGGGTGAAGTCGGTGCGCCGCAAGCTCAATGCGATCGAGCTCGAATTCCGCAACAAGGTCGTGTTGCTGGTCGATGATTCGATCGTGCGCGGCACGACGTCCAAGCAGATCATCCAGATGGCGCGCGAGGCCGGTGCGCGCAAGGTCTATTTCGCGAGCGCGGCGCCGCCAGTGCGGTATCCGAACGTCTACGGCATCGACATGCCGGCGGCCGACGAGCTGGTGGCCCATGGGCGCAGCGAGTCCGAAGTCGAGCAGTATCTCGGCTGCGACTGGCTGATCTACCAGGACCTCGGCGATCTGGTCGCTTCGGTCGCCGACGGCAATGACGACCTGCGCCACTTCGACACATCGTGCTTTTCCGGCGAGTACGTGACCGGCGTTCCGGACGGGTATCTTGCATCGATCGCGGCCCAGCGCGCCGATACCGCGAAGGCCCAGCGGCGGGGATGAACCTGTTCGACGCCGCCCATCATGCGCTGATGCTGCGCGATCCGGCGGCGAAGGTCGCGGCGGTGCGGCGACTGCACGAGGCCTTCCTGCAGGGCGACGCCATTTGCGCCGAAACGACGGCCGCCGTCGCCATTCCGGTTCCCGGTCGTCCCGATCGGCCCGAACTGGTCGCGCCGCGTGAGCTCGCCGCGCGCGGGCTGGGCTCGGCGGATGGCCGTGCGGCCCTGATCCACGCCGTTGCGCACATCGAATTCAATGCGATCAATCTGGCGCTCGATGCGGTCTACCGGTTCCGTGACCTGCCGCAGGACTATTACGCGGACTGGTTGCAGGTCGCGGTCGACGAAGCGCGTCACTTCGAGCTGTTGCAGGCGCGGCTGGCGCAGCTCGGTCTTCGTTATGGCGACCGTCCGGCCCACAACGGGCTGTGGGATGCGGCTTGCCGGACCGCCGACGACATCCGGGCACGCATGGCCCTGGTCCCCCGGGTGCTGGAAGCGCGCGGCCTGGACGTGACGCCGGGCATGATTGCGCGCCTGCGCGAGGTCGGCGATCACGAAACGGTCGCGGTTCTGGAAGTCATCCTCGCCGAGGAGGTCGCCCATGTCGCGGCCGGAACGCGCTGGTTTCGCCACTGTTGTGGATGTGCAGGTCTGGACCCTGAGCCGACCTTTCTCGACTTGCTGCGCCGCTACGAGGCCGCGATCCGGCCGCCGTTCAACCGGTCGGCGCGCGCCCTGGCGGGGTTTTCGGACGCTGAACAGGCAGGGGTCGAGGCGCTGGTGCCGGTCCGGGACCGCTGATGTCCGGTTTTGTTCCCGGGCTGCGTTACTAGTCCTCGAAGGTCATTCAGCGTCCCCAAACCGGGTGCGCTGGTCCGGCCGAAGGTCCACGTCGCGTCAGGTGCTTCATTCTGCAAAGAATTGATGCTACTTTGCCGGGCGTTTGGGATTCAGTTCGCGCTCAGGCAGTCGCCGTGTGTGCGTTTTCATTGGGAATCAGGAGGAAATCCATGATCCGCAAGTCTCAGTTGTTCCTTGCAGTCGCCGCGCTCGTCGGCATGAACGCCGCCATGGCGGCTTGCAATACCACCCAGTGGGGCCAGGGTAGTGTGACCGCCGTTGTCGGAACGCCGACTCCTGGCAATCCGACTGCCGCAGACGCAGACGGTATCGTGCGTCGCTATAACGGCGTTTGCGGCCTGCGCGCAACGGCTCCGGCCAATTATGTCCAAGACGGACTGCCCAGCGCTGAACCCAGCTTTATCGCACGCTTCTACGTCTACACCGGCGTGACGGGTGGTACGGCCAAAGTGTTCAATGCACTGAACACGGCTGCCGCGGGCAGCACGTTCTCGGTGGACTGGAACGGAACTGGCTTTGATTTCAAGACGGGCGCAGGTGCGACGGCGTTCACTATCGCCGCGACGGGCACGGCCCCCTTCAACAACAAGTGGTACGCGGTCGAACTCAAGTACACCGATGCAACCGACACCGTGTCGGCAAAAGTCAAGGGCAACGGTGCGTTGACTGAAAATGTTGGCTCGGCTGCAGGCTTCACGGTCGCAGGTCCCGATACTGTCCAGTTTGGTTTTGTTAGCGGCACGGCAACTGGCGAAATCCACGTTGATGCCTACGAATCCCGTCGCTCGACCGACATTGGTCGACTGTTGCGCGGCGACGCAAGCGGAAACGGACTGCGAGATAGCGGCGACCTGTTGCCGCTGCGAACTGAAAGTATTGGTTCAGCGCTCTCGCCGGGAAATCCGAATTGCAATGAGGATGCCCCGATTGATGGTGGTGACCTTTCCTGTCTGCGTGTATTGCTCGTCAATGGTGGAGAGTGAGTCATGAGCACAACTAAGATTCTTTCGTCTATTGTTTTGCTTGCTGCTAGCACGGTGGCATTGGCTGAACCGTCGCTTTTGGTCACGATGGAAAAGTCACCGAAGGGTCAGAAGTCTCTGCTTTCTTTCGACTTCGTCGCTGACACTGCTCAGCCGGTCACGGCAATTCGATTTGCGATCGCGTTGAAGCGAAGCGAGCAATCGAAGTCGCTGAAACCCGGCGTCGACGCTGTTTCGGCATCAGAGCGCGCGATCTTGGAGAAGCGGATTTCGCTTGGTCGCTGTGCGGAATCGGTGAGCGCTCCTTCGATTGGTATGTGCGGCGTGGGAACCGGCGATCTGATCGTCTTGGTTGATGGCACCGCATCAAGGAAGGGCATTGCAACCGGTAGCGTCGGGACGGTAGCTGTTCCGAACGACTTGCTGGAGCTTGATGCCAACGGGAAGGTTCGATTGGCGTTCGTAGAATTTGTGAAGACAGAGACTGGCGAGATGTCGAAGGGCATTGTTGTCGGCGACGCCAGCGAAAAGTAATTTAATCGGAGGAATTGCAATGACGATTACCAAATCAAAAATCGGCGCCGTCTTGGCGTTGGCAGTCGGGGCGGGATTGGCTCCGACTGCGCACGCTCAGGTAGTGGACGCCCAAGAAGTAAGCGCAGGGCTCAACACAACGAATAATGTGATTCAGTTCACTTTCACGCCTGACACGGTGACGCCGACACCGGTGAATAACTTCACCGCTCGACCGGTCATCGCAACCGCCAACACCGGTATTTCGAATATCCGTTTCCAGTTGCTCGATGCGAACGGCGATATCGGAACAGCCGGAGCGTGGGTCACCTGTGACGGTGCAACCACCATTGGTATTGGTCTGAACGCAAATACGTTGGTGTCTTGTTCGGCGACTGGCAACTACCTCGTCGAGCGGACCAATGGTTCTGCGTCGATGGCCGCACTTGCCCCGTTTGCTCGTGCCCTGTTCGATGCTGCTCCTGGTACGGCTGGTGTGGATCAAGTGACCTTTGGAACAGTTTGCGATGCTGACGACGATCAGCTGGCAACCGGTTGCACGCTTTATATCGCTCCGACCACTGGTACTCGTGTCATCACCGCTCCGGCGCAGGGCACGGGCTCGATCACGCTGTCGGCAGGTCCGGCCGTTGGCCCGACGATTACCTACACCCCGGCAACGGGCGGTACGGTGACGTTCCCGGCGGCGACCTCGATTGGTGGAACGACGACTCAGGCCATCACCCTCGCGGGTGCCGGTGGCCAGAACGGCGGCACCACGGTGTTGAGCGCGTGCTCGTCGACGGTGGGCAACATCACCTTCACCGATGGCGCTGATACCTGCACGGCAGGTGGCGCTTGCGTCGATGCGTCGCTGGACCTCCAGTGCGTCTCGACCAATGCTGCTCAGACCGGCACGGCGACCTGTACCGAAACCCGCCAGAACGAATCCGTTTCGGGCGACGGCATCACGGTAGTGAGTTCGCGCACCTGGAACGTGTCCTGCCCCGCAGCAAACGTTGCTCCGGCGCTGGCCTACGCCCCGGCTCCGGGTCCGATCACGATGCCGACCGTTGGCCAGGGTCAGACCGCCAACAGCTCGATCGCCGTGACCCCGTCCTTGGGTAGCGGTACCGGTTCGTCGACGGTCAGCGGCTGCGCGTTCTCGGGCGCCGTGGGTGCGACCTTCACGGCCCCGGTCGGCACGCTGACGTTCACGGGCTCGGGCACGACGGCCCAGAACCTGAACTTCTCCTGCGTTGCCCCGACCAATGGTCAGCCGGATGGCACGGCCACTCTGACTTGCTCCGAAAACATCGGTGGCTCGATCAACCCGCGCGTCTGGAACGTGACCTGCCCGGATGGCCTGCCGGTCGCCGCGCCGAACGTGAACTACTCGCAGGCGGGTGGCACCACGATCACCTTCCCGGCCGGTGCGTCGGTGGGTTCGTCGGTTCCCGGTTCGGTCTCGATCGATATCGACATCAACGGCGGCGCCCCGGGTGGCGGTGCTGGTCCGGAAACGGCGTCGGTGTCCTGCTCGGCAACGGCGGGCTTCACGGTCACCGGCGGTACGGCGGGTCCGATCGCAGCAGTGGCAGCGAACGGTACCGATACCACCGCAGCCGTCTCGTGCACCTCGGCCGCTTCGGCCCAGGCCGGCACGCTGACCTGCGTGGCGTCGCAAGTCATCGACGGCGGTGCGCCGACGACGACCAACACGACCTATCCGCTGGATTGCGCTGCTGCTGACGTCAACATCACCTCGGCTCCGCCGGCAGGCCCGATCTCGCTCGCTGGTGCACCGCTGACCAACGTGTCGGGTTCGATCGTGCTGAGCAACTCGGGTTCGGACAGCACCTTGGGCTGCTCGGCCACAGGCGCTGTCACGCTCGGTGTGGTGCCGGGTACGGTGCCGTCGGCTGGTTCGGCGACTGTGCCGTATACCTGCCTGACCGGTGCTGCGGGCGTGGCCGGAACCGGCCAGATCGTCTGCCAGACCCAGGATCCGGATGCAGAAGCAACGCTGACCTATGACATTTCCTGCGTGGGTCTCTCGGATGTGCCGGTGCCGGCGATCAACAACTTCGGCAAGCTGCTGATGGTTGTGCTGGTCATCGGTCTCGGTCTGGTCGGTCTTGGCGCCCGTCGCCAGTGATCTGATTGGCTGAAAAGCTGAAGCAAGACCTGAAGGCCGCTCCGCAAGGGGCGGCCTTCTTGTTTGTGGGGACTTCGGAGCCGATTCAGGATGCCGTTGCTGCAGACCTAGGGTTCGGACGCATCCAACGCACGGTCCACCAAGGTGACGAACGCCTCGACACCACGACGCAGTCCGGCTTCATCGATCATGAATTTCGGCGAGTGATTGGTCGGTGCCTTGCTCGTGTAGATCTCGGGGGAAGTGACGCCCAGTCGGAAGAAGAACGCCGGCACCTGTTCAGCGTAGTACGCGAAGTCTTCGGACGACGTCATATAACCCGCGTCCAGAACCTGGTCCGGAAACATCGTGGTCAACGCCGCAATCGAGCGTGAGGACAGCGTCGGATCATTAACCAATACCGGCATCCCCGCCTTGATCGAGACGGCCGCGGAGGCGCCGGCGCTCTCTGCGA
It contains:
- the folC gene encoding bifunctional tetrahydrofolate synthase/dihydrofolate synthase, producing the protein MGSPESLEAWLSRLVAVPTDRIELGLARVDAVYGRLGRPRPAPIVLTVGGTNGKGSTVAFLVAMLRAAGYRVGSYTSPHLFRFNERIVIDGVEASDEAISDAFAAIDAARGEIGLTFFEFATLAAMRLFANGALDIAIFEVGLGGRLDAVNLLDADVAIVTTIDLDHQQYLGDTREAIAVEKAGIFRAGRPAVIAETDPPATLLAEAERIGAHPLRLGSEYRIDVDEDAWHWIGAGTSLRLPHPGLRAPVQHYNAAAAIAALMALRDRVHVPFRAVRIGLAEAHVRGRLEVIPGTVETVVDVGHNPQAANVLAEWLRRHPRRTRAVFSALADKDIAGIVEPLLPRVTHWHLAGLDSATSRGLDATRLRARIGDLIGDDRCSLHDDPPAALAAAHAHASPGERVLAFGSFHVVSALGPVLNRYAAPAN
- a CDS encoding SPOR domain-containing protein; the protein is MDPMLQKRLIGASVLIVLAIIFVPMLLDGSDQAGSDTLPLIIPEPPERDFETRVIPLDTAADTAPASVAEAIGVAPDEPASSVEPGAVPANPDALATVDTQAPTRVDAVSGDAVSPVATPAAAPVPPTAEVKAPEPAPVAPTPVASPPAATTAASGRFLVGLGSYSNTANANALATQLRAAGYAVLTDTLALNGQNATRLRIGPYATRGQAEAARLAVKQLRADLPAAISEVDDTPAADAPATARSAATAQVWAVQIGAFKVETEANTKRDQLRQAGFAAFVEKINAEAGLLWRVRIGPENQRADADAVKAGVKRRFGIDGIVVPYP
- a CDS encoding CvpA family protein; amino-acid sequence: MTIADWLIVLTVLASVVIGLVRGFVVEVMALVVWAVALLASALLAPRLTDALASSIETPSGRIFLAYALIFVGTLLVGAIVTWMLRKLVQGTGLSGTDRLLGGVFGIARGAALVVLVVLMLGLTPFPRDAWWRESRLLPQVVVLAERARAWLPERIAAQIRLDGSEAPSPMPSIESTPT
- the purF gene encoding amidophosphoribosyltransferase → MCGILGIVGRSDIGSALYDGLTVLQHRGQDAAGIATMDGARLHRHKGTGLAKDVFDSESISRLVGHIGIAHCRYPTAGSEGADEAQPFYVNSPFGIALAHNGNLINTDALRRDLYAQDRRHINTGSDSEVLLNIFAHELAAGDAVRPKVEDVFAAIARVHERCAGGYAVVALVLGLGVVAFRDVHGIRPLVLGKRETLDGLEWAVASESVALDLLGFKRERDVRPGEGIVITPEGQLHVQPCAAPKQHAPCIFEYVYFARPDSMIEDVSVYKARLRMGERLAAKIQRLRADHDIEAVIPIPDTSRTAALALAQVLDVKYREGFVKNRYVGRTFIMPGQGERVKSVRRKLNAIELEFRNKVVLLVDDSIVRGTTSKQIIQMAREAGARKVYFASAAPPVRYPNVYGIDMPAADELVAHGRSESEVEQYLGCDWLIYQDLGDLVASVADGNDDLRHFDTSCFSGEYVTGVPDGYLASIAAQRADTAKAQRRG
- a CDS encoding ferritin-like domain-containing protein; the protein is MNLFDAAHHALMLRDPAAKVAAVRRLHEAFLQGDAICAETTAAVAIPVPGRPDRPELVAPRELAARGLGSADGRAALIHAVAHIEFNAINLALDAVYRFRDLPQDYYADWLQVAVDEARHFELLQARLAQLGLRYGDRPAHNGLWDAACRTADDIRARMALVPRVLEARGLDVTPGMIARLREVGDHETVAVLEVILAEEVAHVAAGTRWFRHCCGCAGLDPEPTFLDLLRRYEAAIRPPFNRSARALAGFSDAEQAGVEALVPVRDR